A DNA window from Mytilus edulis chromosome 14, xbMytEdul2.2, whole genome shotgun sequence contains the following coding sequences:
- the LOC139502712 gene encoding methyltransferase-like protein 27 has product MEDDDSKKQRVWYLSDGNPTQEERIKEYDNFCTTYEQVLGEENWQSPYVCAETVGTYITDNRDKVEILDLGVGTGLVGKRLHELGFRIFDGIDPSQGMLTLAKQKQIYRNLYCQFFTSEPSKIKEGSYDAICISGAFGKGDIPEDSVYEMIRLGKPGCIICFVGRTVAFELLLPLLETLEKEKQLKKEEITETQKYRKDTAALIIVYRIIKD; this is encoded by the exons ATGGAAGATGATGACAGCAAAAAACAGCGGGTATGGTATTTGTCCGACGGTAATCCAACACAGGAGGAAAGGATTAAAGAATACGATAATTTCTGTACTACATATGAACAG GTATTAGGAGAAGAGAATTGGCAAAGTCCGTATGTTTGTGCAGAAACAGTTGGAACATATATAACTGACAACCGAGACAAAGTGGAAATACTTGATCTAGGAGTTGGAACTGGTCTGGTTGGAAAACGC CTGCATGAGCTTGGATTCCGTATTTTTGATGGAATTGATCCGTCACAGGGCATGCTGACCTTGGCAAAACAGAAACAGATATATCGCAACCTTTACTGTCAATTCTTTACATCAGAACCTTCAAAAATTAAAGAAG GTTCATATGACGCAATTTGTATATCTGGTGCCTTTGGAAAAGGTGACATTCCGGAAGACTCAGTGTACGAAATGATAAGACTTGGAAAACCAG gttgtattatttgttttgttggaAGAACAGTTGCATTTGAATTATTATTGCCATTATTAGAAACATTGGAAAAGGAGAAACAactgaaaaaagaagaaattacAGAAACACAGAAATATCGAAAAGATACTGCGGCTCTCATTATTGTGTACAGAATAATAAAAGACTAA